One window of Deltaproteobacteria bacterium genomic DNA carries:
- a CDS encoding ABC transporter ATP-binding protein, translated as MSLLQCIDLQKTYDLGTQKLQVLFDVNVSIDAGEYVAVMGPSGSGKSTLMNIFGCLDTPTGGQYVLDGEQVAGMNDDQLADARNRKIGFVFQTFNLLPRQSARANVELPLIYKGVPAAERHALSMAALESVGLAERGHHKPNELSGGERQRVAVARALINRPSILLADEPTGNLDTRTSVDIMRLFGKLHADGNTIILVTHEEDIAEYAHRIVRLRDGRIESDRPGSGKT; from the coding sequence ATGAGCCTTCTTCAGTGCATCGACTTGCAGAAAACCTATGACCTGGGGACGCAGAAACTCCAGGTCCTGTTCGACGTGAATGTGTCGATCGACGCAGGTGAATACGTCGCCGTGATGGGTCCGTCGGGCTCGGGCAAGTCCACGCTGATGAACATCTTCGGGTGCCTCGACACGCCGACGGGCGGGCAGTACGTGCTCGACGGCGAGCAGGTCGCGGGCATGAATGACGACCAGCTCGCCGACGCTCGAAATCGCAAGATCGGCTTCGTCTTTCAGACATTCAATCTGCTGCCGCGCCAGTCGGCGCGGGCCAATGTCGAATTGCCGCTCATCTACAAGGGCGTGCCGGCCGCCGAGCGCCACGCCCTGTCGATGGCCGCGCTCGAGTCGGTGGGGCTCGCCGAGCGCGGGCACCACAAGCCCAACGAGTTGTCGGGCGGCGAGCGCCAGCGCGTGGCCGTCGCGCGTGCGCTCATCAACCGACCCTCGATCCTGCTCGCCGACGAACCGACCGGCAACCTCGACACGCGCACCAGCGTGGACATCATGCGCCTGTTTGGGAAGCTCCACGCCGACGGCAACACGATCATCCTGGTCACGCACGAGGAGGACATCGCCGAGTACGCCCATCGCATCGTGCGCCTGCGCGACGGCCGCATCGAATCGGATCGCCCCGGTTCGGGCAAGACCTGA
- a CDS encoding ABC transporter permease yields the protein MVYFLFESLRMALSSLRSNKLRSLLTTLGIVIGITTVIAIIAVITGLNKAFSRELSSIGSNVLYIQKWHWASNDWSLTRKWKDIGDRELHAVQAGMTKSDKASPVLSTVRKVKYKSRKAEDTFVSGAGEGYGEIRGVFPASGRYLTQIDHRGARNVAVIGWELAERLFRQEAPVGKSIQVGGRKFQVVGVLEKRGDFFDMNLDRIVIMPIEAFMKNFGRQRSLTIVVRPKNPEQPQSAIDELRSIMRRARHIPFGEPDNFAINQVDTLRELYDKLTGGLYAAMFGVATISLIVGGIGIMNIMLVSVTERTKEIGIRKAVGARRSNILVQFLIEAILLSILGGIIGVAAGFAISWIVNAVSPVPARVEWWSVGLGLGFSATVGIVFGAYPARRAATRDPIVSLRYE from the coding sequence GTGGTGTACTTTCTCTTCGAAAGCCTGCGCATGGCGCTCTCGTCGCTGCGCTCGAACAAGCTTCGCAGCCTGCTCACCACGCTCGGCATCGTCATCGGCATCACCACGGTCATCGCGATCATCGCGGTCATCACCGGGCTCAACAAGGCGTTTTCGCGCGAGCTGTCGTCCATCGGCAGCAACGTGCTCTACATCCAGAAGTGGCACTGGGCGTCGAACGACTGGTCGCTGACGCGAAAGTGGAAGGACATCGGCGACCGGGAACTGCATGCGGTGCAGGCCGGGATGACGAAGTCCGACAAAGCGAGCCCGGTTCTCAGCACCGTGCGCAAAGTGAAGTACAAGAGCCGCAAAGCCGAGGACACGTTTGTCTCCGGTGCGGGAGAGGGATACGGCGAGATCCGCGGCGTCTTTCCCGCGTCGGGACGATACCTCACGCAGATCGACCATCGCGGAGCGCGCAACGTCGCCGTCATCGGCTGGGAGCTTGCCGAGCGACTGTTTCGGCAGGAAGCGCCGGTGGGCAAGTCCATTCAGGTCGGCGGGCGGAAGTTCCAGGTCGTGGGCGTACTCGAAAAACGCGGCGACTTTTTCGACATGAATCTCGACCGCATCGTCATCATGCCGATCGAGGCGTTCATGAAAAACTTCGGCCGCCAGCGCAGCCTGACCATCGTGGTACGCCCGAAGAATCCCGAGCAGCCGCAAAGCGCCATCGACGAACTGCGTTCCATCATGCGGCGCGCGCGCCACATCCCATTCGGCGAGCCCGACAACTTCGCCATCAATCAGGTCGATACGCTGCGCGAGCTGTACGACAAGCTCACCGGCGGCCTCTACGCGGCCATGTTCGGCGTGGCGACGATCTCGCTCATCGTCGGCGGCATCGGCATCATGAATATCATGCTGGTGTCCGTCACCGAACGCACGAAGGAGATCGGCATCCGCAAGGCCGTCGGCGCGCGGCGCTCCAATATCCTCGTGCAGTTCCTCATCGAGGCGATCCTGCTGTCGATTCTCGGCGGCATCATCGGCGTCGCGGCGGGGTTCGCGATTTCGTGGATCGTCAACGCCGTCAGCCCGGTGCCGGCGCGCGTCGAGTGGTGGTCGGTGGGTCTGGGTCTCGGATTTTCGGCCACGGTCGGCATCGTCTTCGGGGCGTACCCCGCCCGACGCGCGGCGACGCGTGATCCCATCGTCAGCCTGAGGTACGAGTGA